One Papaver somniferum cultivar HN1 chromosome 10, ASM357369v1, whole genome shotgun sequence genomic window carries:
- the LOC113318504 gene encoding dual specificity protein phosphatase PHS1-like isoform X2, with protein MLDIESSHFSWNTLSSLHRTEHSSSTEQSEDELNKALEVTVNSGGVVFFGLFSSATNDELFQQEAAAVIKISSSRMATQSERLGYEFAKWMGVRTPQARVVHNSSPEWQEIKQAVEKARDAATLVGDDAGELTCSELLEALELSRCLFLMNYIHGSPLLESSSAFDSLEASEKTAASLGRILMLDLVIRNEDRLPCRQLRWRGNPANLLISAKPLSESIDAMDETFGSRIIETLPKERRASSVDGRLSICDSELLSHNSEASVMSPKSTDWNLKEGWNEKDGDFDIIAIDSGVPRRPPAGKRANDHANYPKLVELLLNSAEYSSNLLYDITVGKIGCPAPEEADEHNDSCTADMTTVVNEFRSGFRAALKDLQGFNIFLLTLYQKLDSLLKFFLTIIDKNTARDCDKDDSAVSDPLSHANCVTPVTKERVVNETHADLDDMELQRTHRRSSTAGLKESPDSASPISRENWHGKYSKDSGDPLRSLRLTSKLRDFNRYAKVDAELHRELEQWNEMLKTDVIKLCQDHNFHTGFFEGSENNSVVDAYELKVRLEHILERITLISESASTEKPSFIAGSLFIGGALAAKSVYTLQHLGITHILCLCSNEIGQSDSQYPNHFEYKNFSIFDNEDANISKLFEEASDFIQMVENSGGKVLVHCFEGKSRSATVVLAYLMLRKNFTLLDAWNTLKRAHRRAQPNDGFAKTLLDLDKKLHGKVSMGWQRKRPKMQVCPVCGKNAGLSSSSLKVHLQKSHRMISSGTVETAMKTHRVISSGSVDSAMTMEIHKVLDTIKLSRGGSVSPTEKQSQSMLDGLLDLDR; from the exons ATGTTAGATATTGAATCGTCTCATTTTTCGTGGAATACGTTGTCTTCGTTACATCGTACCGAGCATAGTAGTAGTACAGAACAATCTGAAGATGAATTGAATAAAGCACTAGAGGTCACGGTGAATTCGGGGGGAGTTGTCTTCTTTGGGTTGTTTAGTAGTGCGACGAATGATGAATTATTCCAACAAGAGGCTGCTGCAGTTATCAAAATATCGTCATCAAGGATGGCCACACAGTCCGAGCGCCTGGGTTATGAATTTGCAAAGTGGATGGGAGTTCGAACGCCACAG GCAAGAGTGGTTCATAATTCTAGCCCCGAGTGGCAAGAGATTAAGCAAGCCGTGGAGAAAGCAAGGGATGCAGCGACTTTGGTGGGAGATGACGCTGGTGAACTGACATGTTCAGAGTTGCTGGAGGCTCTTGAACTCAGCAGATGCCTTTTCCTGATGAA TTACATTCATGGATCTCCTCTCCTAGAAAGCTCCAGCGCATTCGATTCACTGGAAGCTTCTGAAAAGACAGCGGCATCCCTGGGCAGAATCTTGATGTTGGACCTCGTTATCAGGAATGAAGATAGACTACCGTGTCGTCAGCTTAGGTGGCGTGGAAATCCTGCAAATCTCCTAATTTCTGCGAAACCACTCTCAGAAAGCATTGATGCTATGGATGAAACTTTTGGCTCGAGGATAATCGAGACTCTTCCGAAAGAGAGACGGGCTAGCTCAGTTGATGGTAGATTAAGTATTTGTGATTCTGAACTTCTATCTCATAACTCAGAAGCTTCTGTAATGAGTCCTAAATCCACCGACTGGAACTTAAAAGAGGGATGGAATGAGAAAGATGGTGATTTCGACATCATCGCAATAGATTCGGGTGTCCCTCGCCGTCCACCAGCAGGGAAACGTGCAAATGACCATGCAAATTACCCCAAGCTAGTTGAGCTTCTTCTCAATAGTGCCGAGTATTCCTCGAACCTTTTATATGACATCACAGTAGGAAAAATCGGGTGCCCTGCACCTGAAGAGGCTGATGAACACAATGATTCGTGCACAGCAGACATGACCACAGTTGTCAATGAGTTCAGAAGTGGGTTCCGTGCAGCACTCAAGGATTTGCAGggatttaatatttttcttcttacACTTTATCAGAAACTGGATAGCCTTCTCAAATTTTTTTTGACAATTATCGATAAGAATACAGCAAGGGATTGTGATAAGGATGATTCTGCAGTTTCAGACCCATTGTCTCATGCTAATTGTGTAACTCCTGTAACTAAGGAACGTGTAGTAAATGAGACGCATGCTGATTTAGATGACATGGAACTGCAACGAACACACCGCAGATCTTCAACTGCTGGACTCAAAGAAAGCCCAGATTCAGCATCTCCCATCTCACGAGAGAATTGGCATGGTAAATATAGTAAAGATAGTGGGGATCCTCTTCGTAGTCTGCGCCTAACATCAAAACTCCGTGACTTCAACAGATATGCCAAG GTTGATGCTGAACTGCACAGAGAATTGGAGCAGTGGAATGAAATGCTCAAAACAGATGTAATTAAACTATGCCAGGACCATAATTTCCATACAGGTTTTTTCGAAGGGAGTGAAAATAATAGTGTAGTAGATGCTTATGAGTTGAAG GTTAGACTTGAGCACATTCTTGAGAGGATAACCTTGATATCCGAGTCTGCAAGTACAGAGAAGCCATCTTTCATTGCTGGGAGCCTCTTCATTGGTGGAGCTCTAGCCGCTAAATCTGTATACACTCTTCAACATTTGGGCATCACACATATATTATGTTTGTGTTCAAATGAAATTGGGCAATCTGATTCTCAGTATCCGAACCACTTCGAGTACAAGAATTTCTCG ATATTTGATAACGAGGATGCAAATATCAGCAAACTCTTTGAAGAAGCTTCTGATTTCATTCAAATGGTTGAGAACTCGGGCGGGAAGGTTCTAGTACATTGCTTTGAAGGTAAAAGCAGAAGCGCCACAGTTGTTCTTGCCTACTTGATGCTTAGAAA GAACTTCACTTTATTAGACGCATGGAATACCCTGAAAAGGGCACACCGTAGGGCACAACCCAACGATGGGTTTGCGAAAACCCTTCTGGATCTTGACAAGAAACTTCATGGGAAGGTATCGATGGGGTGGCAAAGAAAGAGGCCGAAGATGCAAGTATGCCCTGTGTGTGGGAAGAATGCAGGTCTAAGTAGTAGCTCGTTGAAGGTCCATCTGCAGAAGTCACATAGAATGATCTCATCAGGGACTGTAGAAACTGCCATGAAAACACATAGAGTGATATCTTCAGGTAGTGTGGACAGTGCGATGACTATGGAAATACATAAAGTGTTGGACACTATCAAGTTGAGCAGAGGAGGAAGTGTAAGTCCAACTGAGAAGCAATCTCAGTCGATGCTTGATGGGTTGTTGGATTTGGATCGATAA
- the LOC113318504 gene encoding dual specificity protein phosphatase PHS1-like isoform X3 codes for MDKEKQHQASSIISRSTPDLYLQQDGDQEDKDLNIAVSSRVLYLLGDITSGPAYRFAQWLDSVRKRSFPHSNRLSGNFESLILSAGEQIAEAKGLQNIEQVLEISLWERLGKATMLDIESSHFSWNTLSSLHRTEHSSSTEQSEDELNKALEVTVNSGGVVFFGLFSSATNDELFQQEAAAVIKISSSRMATQSERLGYEFAKWMGVRTPQARVVHNSSPEWQEIKQAVEKARDAATLVGDDAGELTCSELLEALELSRCLFLMNYIHGSPLLESSSAFDSLEASEKTAASLGRILMLDLVIRNEDRLPCRQLRWRGNPANLLISAKPLSESIDAMDETFGSRIIETLPKERRASSVDGRLSICDSELLSHNSEASVMSPKSTDWNLKEGWNEKDGDFDIIAIDSGVPRRPPAGKRANDHANYPKLVELLLNSAEYSSNLLYDITVGKIGCPAPEEADEHNDSCTADMTTVVNEFRSGFRAALKDLQGFNIFLLTLYQKLDSLLKFFLTIIDKNTARDCDKDDSAVSDPLSHANCVTPVTKERVVNETHADLDDMELQRTHRRSSTAGLKESPDSASPISRENWHGKYSKDSGDPLRSLRLTSKLRDFNRYAKVDAELHRELEQWNEMLKTDVIKLCQDHNFHTGFFEGSENNSVVDAYELKVRLEHILERITLISESASTEKPSFIAGSLFIGGALAAKSVYTLQHLGITHILCLCSNEIGQSDSQYPNHFEYKNFSIFDNEDANISKLFEEASDFIQMVENSGGKVLVHCFEGTSLY; via the exons ATGGATAAAGAGAAACAACATCAAGCTTCTTCAATCATATCTCGATCAACTCCTGATCTCTATCTTCAACAA GACGGAGATCAGGAAGATAAAGATCTTAACATTGCTGTTAGTTCTCGT GTGTTGTATCTGTTGGGAGATATAACTTCTGGACCGGCATATCGTTTCGCTCAATGGTTGGATTCTGTTCGGAAAAGGAGTTTTCCCCACTCTAATCGACTTTCAGGAAATTTCGAGAGTTTGATATTAAG TGCAGGGGAACAAATTGCGGAAGCCAAAGGGTTGCAGAATATAGAGCAAGTGTTGGAGATAAGTTTATGGGAAAGGCTTGGTAAAGCTACTATGTTAGATATTGAATCGTCTCATTTTTCGTGGAATACGTTGTCTTCGTTACATCGTACCGAGCATAGTAGTAGTACAGAACAATCTGAAGATGAATTGAATAAAGCACTAGAGGTCACGGTGAATTCGGGGGGAGTTGTCTTCTTTGGGTTGTTTAGTAGTGCGACGAATGATGAATTATTCCAACAAGAGGCTGCTGCAGTTATCAAAATATCGTCATCAAGGATGGCCACACAGTCCGAGCGCCTGGGTTATGAATTTGCAAAGTGGATGGGAGTTCGAACGCCACAG GCAAGAGTGGTTCATAATTCTAGCCCCGAGTGGCAAGAGATTAAGCAAGCCGTGGAGAAAGCAAGGGATGCAGCGACTTTGGTGGGAGATGACGCTGGTGAACTGACATGTTCAGAGTTGCTGGAGGCTCTTGAACTCAGCAGATGCCTTTTCCTGATGAA TTACATTCATGGATCTCCTCTCCTAGAAAGCTCCAGCGCATTCGATTCACTGGAAGCTTCTGAAAAGACAGCGGCATCCCTGGGCAGAATCTTGATGTTGGACCTCGTTATCAGGAATGAAGATAGACTACCGTGTCGTCAGCTTAGGTGGCGTGGAAATCCTGCAAATCTCCTAATTTCTGCGAAACCACTCTCAGAAAGCATTGATGCTATGGATGAAACTTTTGGCTCGAGGATAATCGAGACTCTTCCGAAAGAGAGACGGGCTAGCTCAGTTGATGGTAGATTAAGTATTTGTGATTCTGAACTTCTATCTCATAACTCAGAAGCTTCTGTAATGAGTCCTAAATCCACCGACTGGAACTTAAAAGAGGGATGGAATGAGAAAGATGGTGATTTCGACATCATCGCAATAGATTCGGGTGTCCCTCGCCGTCCACCAGCAGGGAAACGTGCAAATGACCATGCAAATTACCCCAAGCTAGTTGAGCTTCTTCTCAATAGTGCCGAGTATTCCTCGAACCTTTTATATGACATCACAGTAGGAAAAATCGGGTGCCCTGCACCTGAAGAGGCTGATGAACACAATGATTCGTGCACAGCAGACATGACCACAGTTGTCAATGAGTTCAGAAGTGGGTTCCGTGCAGCACTCAAGGATTTGCAGggatttaatatttttcttcttacACTTTATCAGAAACTGGATAGCCTTCTCAAATTTTTTTTGACAATTATCGATAAGAATACAGCAAGGGATTGTGATAAGGATGATTCTGCAGTTTCAGACCCATTGTCTCATGCTAATTGTGTAACTCCTGTAACTAAGGAACGTGTAGTAAATGAGACGCATGCTGATTTAGATGACATGGAACTGCAACGAACACACCGCAGATCTTCAACTGCTGGACTCAAAGAAAGCCCAGATTCAGCATCTCCCATCTCACGAGAGAATTGGCATGGTAAATATAGTAAAGATAGTGGGGATCCTCTTCGTAGTCTGCGCCTAACATCAAAACTCCGTGACTTCAACAGATATGCCAAG GTTGATGCTGAACTGCACAGAGAATTGGAGCAGTGGAATGAAATGCTCAAAACAGATGTAATTAAACTATGCCAGGACCATAATTTCCATACAGGTTTTTTCGAAGGGAGTGAAAATAATAGTGTAGTAGATGCTTATGAGTTGAAG GTTAGACTTGAGCACATTCTTGAGAGGATAACCTTGATATCCGAGTCTGCAAGTACAGAGAAGCCATCTTTCATTGCTGGGAGCCTCTTCATTGGTGGAGCTCTAGCCGCTAAATCTGTATACACTCTTCAACATTTGGGCATCACACATATATTATGTTTGTGTTCAAATGAAATTGGGCAATCTGATTCTCAGTATCCGAACCACTTCGAGTACAAGAATTTCTCG ATATTTGATAACGAGGATGCAAATATCAGCAAACTCTTTGAAGAAGCTTCTGATTTCATTCAAATGGTTGAGAACTCGGGCGGGAAGGTTCTAGTACATTGCTTTGAAG GAACTTCACTTTATTAG
- the LOC113318504 gene encoding dual specificity protein phosphatase PHS1-like isoform X1, producing the protein MDKEKQHQASSIISRSTPDLYLQQDGDQEDKDLNIAVSSRVLYLLGDITSGPAYRFAQWLDSVRKRSFPHSNRLSGNFESLILSAGEQIAEAKGLQNIEQVLEISLWERLGKATMLDIESSHFSWNTLSSLHRTEHSSSTEQSEDELNKALEVTVNSGGVVFFGLFSSATNDELFQQEAAAVIKISSSRMATQSERLGYEFAKWMGVRTPQARVVHNSSPEWQEIKQAVEKARDAATLVGDDAGELTCSELLEALELSRCLFLMNYIHGSPLLESSSAFDSLEASEKTAASLGRILMLDLVIRNEDRLPCRQLRWRGNPANLLISAKPLSESIDAMDETFGSRIIETLPKERRASSVDGRLSICDSELLSHNSEASVMSPKSTDWNLKEGWNEKDGDFDIIAIDSGVPRRPPAGKRANDHANYPKLVELLLNSAEYSSNLLYDITVGKIGCPAPEEADEHNDSCTADMTTVVNEFRSGFRAALKDLQGFNIFLLTLYQKLDSLLKFFLTIIDKNTARDCDKDDSAVSDPLSHANCVTPVTKERVVNETHADLDDMELQRTHRRSSTAGLKESPDSASPISRENWHGKYSKDSGDPLRSLRLTSKLRDFNRYAKVDAELHRELEQWNEMLKTDVIKLCQDHNFHTGFFEGSENNSVVDAYELKVRLEHILERITLISESASTEKPSFIAGSLFIGGALAAKSVYTLQHLGITHILCLCSNEIGQSDSQYPNHFEYKNFSIFDNEDANISKLFEEASDFIQMVENSGGKVLVHCFEGKSRSATVVLAYLMLRKNFTLLDAWNTLKRAHRRAQPNDGFAKTLLDLDKKLHGKVSMGWQRKRPKMQVCPVCGKNAGLSSSSLKVHLQKSHRMISSGTVETAMKTHRVISSGSVDSAMTMEIHKVLDTIKLSRGGSVSPTEKQSQSMLDGLLDLDR; encoded by the exons ATGGATAAAGAGAAACAACATCAAGCTTCTTCAATCATATCTCGATCAACTCCTGATCTCTATCTTCAACAA GACGGAGATCAGGAAGATAAAGATCTTAACATTGCTGTTAGTTCTCGT GTGTTGTATCTGTTGGGAGATATAACTTCTGGACCGGCATATCGTTTCGCTCAATGGTTGGATTCTGTTCGGAAAAGGAGTTTTCCCCACTCTAATCGACTTTCAGGAAATTTCGAGAGTTTGATATTAAG TGCAGGGGAACAAATTGCGGAAGCCAAAGGGTTGCAGAATATAGAGCAAGTGTTGGAGATAAGTTTATGGGAAAGGCTTGGTAAAGCTACTATGTTAGATATTGAATCGTCTCATTTTTCGTGGAATACGTTGTCTTCGTTACATCGTACCGAGCATAGTAGTAGTACAGAACAATCTGAAGATGAATTGAATAAAGCACTAGAGGTCACGGTGAATTCGGGGGGAGTTGTCTTCTTTGGGTTGTTTAGTAGTGCGACGAATGATGAATTATTCCAACAAGAGGCTGCTGCAGTTATCAAAATATCGTCATCAAGGATGGCCACACAGTCCGAGCGCCTGGGTTATGAATTTGCAAAGTGGATGGGAGTTCGAACGCCACAG GCAAGAGTGGTTCATAATTCTAGCCCCGAGTGGCAAGAGATTAAGCAAGCCGTGGAGAAAGCAAGGGATGCAGCGACTTTGGTGGGAGATGACGCTGGTGAACTGACATGTTCAGAGTTGCTGGAGGCTCTTGAACTCAGCAGATGCCTTTTCCTGATGAA TTACATTCATGGATCTCCTCTCCTAGAAAGCTCCAGCGCATTCGATTCACTGGAAGCTTCTGAAAAGACAGCGGCATCCCTGGGCAGAATCTTGATGTTGGACCTCGTTATCAGGAATGAAGATAGACTACCGTGTCGTCAGCTTAGGTGGCGTGGAAATCCTGCAAATCTCCTAATTTCTGCGAAACCACTCTCAGAAAGCATTGATGCTATGGATGAAACTTTTGGCTCGAGGATAATCGAGACTCTTCCGAAAGAGAGACGGGCTAGCTCAGTTGATGGTAGATTAAGTATTTGTGATTCTGAACTTCTATCTCATAACTCAGAAGCTTCTGTAATGAGTCCTAAATCCACCGACTGGAACTTAAAAGAGGGATGGAATGAGAAAGATGGTGATTTCGACATCATCGCAATAGATTCGGGTGTCCCTCGCCGTCCACCAGCAGGGAAACGTGCAAATGACCATGCAAATTACCCCAAGCTAGTTGAGCTTCTTCTCAATAGTGCCGAGTATTCCTCGAACCTTTTATATGACATCACAGTAGGAAAAATCGGGTGCCCTGCACCTGAAGAGGCTGATGAACACAATGATTCGTGCACAGCAGACATGACCACAGTTGTCAATGAGTTCAGAAGTGGGTTCCGTGCAGCACTCAAGGATTTGCAGggatttaatatttttcttcttacACTTTATCAGAAACTGGATAGCCTTCTCAAATTTTTTTTGACAATTATCGATAAGAATACAGCAAGGGATTGTGATAAGGATGATTCTGCAGTTTCAGACCCATTGTCTCATGCTAATTGTGTAACTCCTGTAACTAAGGAACGTGTAGTAAATGAGACGCATGCTGATTTAGATGACATGGAACTGCAACGAACACACCGCAGATCTTCAACTGCTGGACTCAAAGAAAGCCCAGATTCAGCATCTCCCATCTCACGAGAGAATTGGCATGGTAAATATAGTAAAGATAGTGGGGATCCTCTTCGTAGTCTGCGCCTAACATCAAAACTCCGTGACTTCAACAGATATGCCAAG GTTGATGCTGAACTGCACAGAGAATTGGAGCAGTGGAATGAAATGCTCAAAACAGATGTAATTAAACTATGCCAGGACCATAATTTCCATACAGGTTTTTTCGAAGGGAGTGAAAATAATAGTGTAGTAGATGCTTATGAGTTGAAG GTTAGACTTGAGCACATTCTTGAGAGGATAACCTTGATATCCGAGTCTGCAAGTACAGAGAAGCCATCTTTCATTGCTGGGAGCCTCTTCATTGGTGGAGCTCTAGCCGCTAAATCTGTATACACTCTTCAACATTTGGGCATCACACATATATTATGTTTGTGTTCAAATGAAATTGGGCAATCTGATTCTCAGTATCCGAACCACTTCGAGTACAAGAATTTCTCG ATATTTGATAACGAGGATGCAAATATCAGCAAACTCTTTGAAGAAGCTTCTGATTTCATTCAAATGGTTGAGAACTCGGGCGGGAAGGTTCTAGTACATTGCTTTGAAGGTAAAAGCAGAAGCGCCACAGTTGTTCTTGCCTACTTGATGCTTAGAAA GAACTTCACTTTATTAGACGCATGGAATACCCTGAAAAGGGCACACCGTAGGGCACAACCCAACGATGGGTTTGCGAAAACCCTTCTGGATCTTGACAAGAAACTTCATGGGAAGGTATCGATGGGGTGGCAAAGAAAGAGGCCGAAGATGCAAGTATGCCCTGTGTGTGGGAAGAATGCAGGTCTAAGTAGTAGCTCGTTGAAGGTCCATCTGCAGAAGTCACATAGAATGATCTCATCAGGGACTGTAGAAACTGCCATGAAAACACATAGAGTGATATCTTCAGGTAGTGTGGACAGTGCGATGACTATGGAAATACATAAAGTGTTGGACACTATCAAGTTGAGCAGAGGAGGAAGTGTAAGTCCAACTGAGAAGCAATCTCAGTCGATGCTTGATGGGTTGTTGGATTTGGATCGATAA
- the LOC113317268 gene encoding uncharacterized protein At1g27050-like has product MVGKREKPYYSRQISSSLAKRLKPAPPPYESSEPAAAESNDEIQLDEQFNKPTSQNSSMVVVHNLSHDCSVLNLKSRLEIYGSISRIRIDHGVGYVTFRSRDSAEASVIASLDPELGITIDSQQVVVSWSNNHSPSWREGVEKKSPTSRLLRPEIPLRKHGRGNKLNSSSNTTRNPRDAPDLPFKGREIIAYDDLL; this is encoded by the exons ATGGTCGGGAAGAGAGAGAAACCCTATTATTCTCGTCAAATATCATCTTCACTAGCTAAAAGATTaaaaccagcaccaccaccttaCGAATCTTCAGAACCAGCTGCTGCTGAGAGTAATGATGAAATACAATTAGATGAACAATTTAACAAACCCACATCTCAGAATTCATCAATGGTTGTTGTACACAACTTATCTCACGATTGTTCTGTTCTAAATCTCAAATCTCGACTTGAAATCTACGGTTCAATTTCAAGGATTCGTATTGATCATGGTGTTGGTTACGTTACGTTTCGGTCTAGAGATTCTGCCGAGGCTTCTGTTATTGCTTCTTTGGATCCTGAATTGGGTATTACTATTGATTCTCAACAG GTCGTGGTATCTTGGTCAAACAATCATTCTCCTAGTTGGAGGGAAGGAGTTGAAAAGAAATCTCCTACATCCAGGTTGCTGCGTCCTGAAATACCTCTTAGAAAACATGGTAGAGGTAATAAGCTAAATAGTAGTAGTAATACTACAAGAAATCCTAGAGACGCACCAGACTTGCCTTTCAAAGGACGAGAGATCATTGCTTATGACGATCTACTTTGA